One Cervus canadensis isolate Bull #8, Minnesota chromosome 1, ASM1932006v1, whole genome shotgun sequence genomic window carries:
- the HROB gene encoding homologous recombination OB-fold protein: MACNLQKLFAVEEEFEDEDFLSAVEDAENQFAGSRPVNAGCLRPVSSRPQEAQLLPRVTAPAEAEGPPALGLRLPTCGGPRATGDPPPPGTAPLRPVSTSSSWTGNQGRVTLTEVLEEPGRPQASASHPQLTFRSKQQVIGGFEGPEQDEFDKVLASMELEGPSLELQLGVHSEATGIPPSRQQEDSTLAKKARVADLSKPCQRGPVPAPHVTGIPSAHDAPPDPTILCRTPQPHLRPAAAGNFPLPATSVVRAQPPPWEVSPVGPPPRTPQPLQAAGRPIQSSPQNRFPTQPFRSPNTCSSGKLRFLRPRTPNSSCAAPSKTSCGLFPQGPPQPRTSASSVLSPACTPKGPGPAPLPQAVLQTPIVTNHLVRLVTAASRTPQQPTCTSTRAKTRRFPGPAGLLPHQHSGKNLDDIMVSTPQTPTHGALAKFRTEVVTSSQASVEEDFGRGPWLTMKSTLGLDERDPACFLCTYSIIMVLRKAALKQLPGNKVPNMAVMIKSLTRSAMDASAVFKDPTGEMQGTVHRLLLETRQNELKPGSVLLLKQIGVFSPSLRNHYLNVTPNNLVHVYSPDSGDGNILKPSQSFPKDLGSFHESLQQESEKPGKGLQTAQNPEAGASPEKELPEADDLDGLLSELPEDFFCGTSNWDRPKAGHPP, encoded by the exons ATG gcATGCAATCTGCAGAAGCTGTTTGCTGTGGAAGAGGAGTTTGAAGATGAG GATTTCTTGTCGGCTGTGGAGGATGCAGAGAACCAGTTTGCTGGCTCACGACCTGTAAATGCCGGGTGCCTAAGACCTGTCTCCTCCCGGCCACAGGAGGCCCAGCTGCTGCCCCGAGTCACTGCCCCAGCAGAGGCTGAGGGCCCGCCAGCCCTGGGACTCCGCCTTCCTACCTGCGGTGGGCCTAGGGCTACTGGGGATCCACCTCCCCCAGGAACAGCTCCCCTAAGGCCTGTCTCGACATCCAGCAGCTGGACTGGCAATCAGGGAAGAGTGACACTGACAGAAGTGCTCGAAGAGCCAGGAAGACCCCAGGCCTcagcctcccacccccagcttaCCTTCAGGAGCAAACAGCAAGTGATTGGTGGCTTCGAGGGGCCTGAACAAGATGAATTTGATAAGGTCCTGGCAAGCATGGAGCTGGAGGGGCCCAGCTTGGAGCTGCAACTTGGAGTTCACAGTGAGGCCACAGGAATCCCGCCCAGCCGTCAGCAGGAGGACTCCACGTTGGCTAAGAAGGCTCGGGTGGCTGATCTGAGCAAACCTTGTCAAAGGGGGCCTGTGCCTGCCCCCCATGTAACTGGGATCCCATCTGCCCATGATGCACCTCCGGATCCCACAATCCTCTGCAGGACTCCACAACCTCACTTGAGACCTGCTGCTGCAGGTAACTTTCCTCTCCCAGCTACCTCAGTGGTTCGTGCTCAGCCACCCCCCTGGGAAGTTTCTCCTGTGGGTCCCCCTCCTCGAACACCCCAGCCTCTCCAAGCTGCTGGCAGGCCCATTCAGAGCAGCCCTCAAAATCGTTTCCCTACTCAGCCATTCCGGTCTCCAAACACCTGTTCAAGTGGCAAACTCCGTTTTCTTAGACCACGGACTCCCAACTCAAGCTGTGCTGCTCCCTCAAAGACCAGCTGTGGACTGTTTCCTCAGGGCCCACCCCAACCCCGAACTTCAGCGTCTTCGGTCCTGTCTCCTGCCTGCACCCCAAAGGGTCCTGGTCCCGCCCCGCTCCCTCAAGCCGTTCTGCAGACGCCTATTGTCACCAACCACCTGGTGCGGCTGGTCACCGCTGCCAGCCGGACACCCCAGCAACCCACCTGCACCTCCACCCGTGCCAAGACGCGCCGCTTCCCCGGACCAGCAGGGCTCCTGCCTCACCAG CACAGTGGGAAAAATCTGGACGACATCATGGTTTCCACGCCCCAGACTCCGACTCATGGTGCTCTGGCAAAATTCCGGACAGAG GTTGTTACCAGTTCCCAGGCATCGGTGGAGGAGGACTTTGGACGAGGGCCCTGGCTGACCATGAAATCTACTCTGGGTCTGGATGAGAGAGATCCTGCTTGCTTCCTCTGTACCTACAGCATCATCATGGTGCTGCGAAAG GCAGCCCTGAAGCAGCTTCCTGGGAACAAAGTCCCCAACATGGCGGTGATGATCAAGTCCCTGACTCGGAGCGCAATGGACGCCAGCGCGGTTTTCAAGGACCCCACAG GAGAGATGCAGGGCACGGTGCACAGGTTGCTGCTGGAGACGCGCCAGAATGAGCTGAAGCCTGGCTCAGTGCTGCTGCTCAAGCAG ATCGGAGTGTTTTCTCCTTCACTCCGAAACCACTACCTCAACGTGACTCCCAACAACCTGGTCCATGTTTATAGTCCAGATTCTGGAGACGGGAACATCCTCAAGCCATCTCAGTCCTTCCCCAAG gatcTCGGAAGCTTCCATGAAAGCCTCCAGCAAGAGAGTGAGAAGCCTGGGAAAGGCCTCCAAACAGCACAGAACCCAGAGGCAGGGGCATCCCCCGAGAAAGAACTCCCAGAAGCAG ATGACCTGGATGGACTTCTGAGCGAGCTCCCCGAAGACTTCTTCTGTGGGACCAGCAATTGGGACCGCCCCAAGGCAGGGCACCCGCCGTGA